A stretch of the Methanobacterium veterum genome encodes the following:
- a CDS encoding MFS transporter yields the protein MEGLGTTDEYDKKWRILLAVSIGALMVPINASITNVSLPQIAEFFMVNVATAEWVLTSYLIMFIGLVLFFARFGDFYGHERLFLGGLVGFVIASILCSLSPSIITLIIFRGLQGVTAAMILSVSMVIIEKSFPLRYLGKAMGIYSVAIAAGLAFGPAIGGIMNGLFGWRSIFLINIPIGILAFGICYFTLKRGESNKVKWDLPGTILQFTYLFLIIYALNLIENSNYAVAAVIGVLSAITFVIFVYTELKSKNPMIELKLFKNKVFSAFNACLHLNYICMYMMLFAVPFYLQKVLHLSSSISGMVLTASPIVMMLMATVSGSLSDRIGSRIPVFFGSVICIAAMLSMTQLTVSSSAIDVFWRLALLGLGTALFQAPANKTLMSTLSHKNAGMASGIIATVRDMGMVFAVCYAGLLINSAISPQLMLQNQLFSGAAVDLTTGIHRVVLFGAILSTLMALMSFTGVENKRKAISNYGGSFRHIRSIFEERTKKYLENILNGASK from the coding sequence TTGGAAGGTCTTGGTACGACGGATGAATATGATAAAAAATGGAGAATCCTTCTGGCTGTTTCAATAGGTGCTTTAATGGTTCCAATAAATGCCAGTATAACTAATGTTTCCCTTCCACAGATAGCAGAATTTTTCATGGTCAATGTGGCCACAGCAGAATGGGTTTTGACATCATACCTGATCATGTTTATAGGTCTGGTGCTGTTTTTTGCTAGATTTGGAGATTTTTATGGGCATGAACGCCTGTTTTTGGGGGGGCTTGTTGGTTTTGTAATAGCATCTATACTCTGTAGTTTATCGCCGTCTATCATAACTTTAATTATATTTAGGGGATTGCAAGGGGTTACAGCAGCTATGATCCTCTCAGTTTCAATGGTTATCATTGAAAAGTCATTCCCACTCCGTTACCTTGGGAAAGCAATGGGCATATACTCTGTAGCTATTGCAGCTGGTTTAGCATTTGGACCTGCAATAGGTGGAATCATGAATGGTCTTTTTGGTTGGAGATCTATATTTTTGATAAATATTCCAATTGGAATTCTGGCCTTTGGAATTTGTTATTTCACGCTTAAACGTGGAGAATCTAATAAAGTCAAGTGGGATCTTCCTGGAACGATACTTCAATTTACTTATTTGTTCCTGATAATTTATGCATTGAACCTTATAGAAAACTCAAATTACGCAGTGGCAGCTGTTATTGGTGTTTTGTCGGCGATAACCTTTGTTATATTTGTATATACTGAGTTGAAATCAAAAAATCCAATGATAGAACTTAAATTATTCAAAAATAAAGTATTTTCAGCATTCAACGCGTGTTTGCACTTAAATTATATTTGTATGTACATGATGCTTTTTGCAGTGCCGTTTTACCTGCAGAAAGTCCTGCATCTCAGCTCAAGTATATCTGGTATGGTTTTAACTGCTTCACCTATAGTTATGATGCTTATGGCCACTGTAAGTGGTTCTTTGTCAGATAGAATAGGGTCACGGATTCCAGTTTTCTTTGGATCTGTTATTTGCATAGCTGCAATGCTTTCAATGACTCAACTTACAGTTTCCTCCAGTGCAATAGATGTTTTCTGGCGTCTTGCACTTCTTGGACTCGGCACAGCATTGTTTCAGGCCCCTGCAAATAAAACATTGATGTCAACACTGTCACACAAAAATGCAGGGATGGCATCGGGTATTATTGCAACTGTAAGGGATATGGGCATGGTCTTTGCTGTTTGTTATGCAGGACTTTTGATAAATTCTGCTATATCTCCACAGCTCATGCTTCAAAATCAGTTATTTTCAGGTGCAGCAGTTGATTTAACAACAGGGATACATAGAGTTGTTTTGTTTGGGGCTATTTTAAGCACTTTAATGGCTTTAATGTCATTTACAGGTGTTGAAAATAAGAGGAAGGCTATATCAAATTATGGTGGTTCATTTCGGCATATAAGAAGTATCTTTGAGGAAAGAACCAAAAAATATCTGGAAAACATTTTAAACGGCGCTTCAAAATAA
- a CDS encoding roadblock/LC7 domain-containing protein, whose product MEPISKQIKDILDEMHSKARIMESYVIRKDGLIICSYVPGSNSQRISAMSAALMELGKRTLKDIGNDDMKLIMVSGNKMNIVISGSKSIALVCAVGSEVNIGMIFLLIKKAVPKIQSILEESYENVSIVWKQ is encoded by the coding sequence ATGGAGCCTATTTCTAAACAAATAAAAGATATCTTGGATGAGATGCACAGTAAAGCTCGTATAATGGAGTCTTATGTAATTAGAAAGGATGGTCTTATTATATGTTCTTATGTTCCCGGTTCAAACAGCCAGCGAATATCTGCAATGTCTGCAGCTTTAATGGAACTTGGGAAAAGGACCTTAAAAGACATTGGAAACGATGACATGAAACTTATAATGGTCAGTGGAAACAAAATGAATATTGTTATATCAGGATCAAAAAGTATTGCACTGGTGTGTGCAGTTGGGTCTGAAGTGAATATTGGAATGATCTTTCTATTGATTAAAAAAGCAGTGCCAAAAATACAGTCAATACTGGAAGAAAGCTACGAAAATGTTTCAATAGTATGGAAACAGTAA
- a CDS encoding roadblock/LC7 domain-containing protein, producing the protein MVNCNGTEKLDLNIENVLRPLMKINGVQNCILATMGGIPVGRMDQNDSIVSATSAAVLGAVTEMVKNINFGMPEKLIVETDYGKIIMEEIGSEYVVVVLTDDNANIGMIRLTLKKAALNIQNLIQTPSG; encoded by the coding sequence ATGGTGAATTGTAATGGTACTGAAAAATTAGATTTAAATATTGAAAATGTTTTAAGGCCATTGATGAAGATTAATGGTGTACAGAATTGTATACTTGCAACTATGGGAGGTATACCAGTTGGGAGGATGGATCAGAATGATTCTATTGTAAGTGCTACAAGTGCAGCTGTTTTAGGTGCAGTTACTGAAATGGTTAAAAACATAAATTTTGGGATGCCTGAGAAGTTAATAGTTGAAACAGATTATGGTAAGATTATCATGGAAGAAATTGGATCGGAATATGTTGTGGTAGTACTTACAGATGATAATGCAAATATTGGAATGATCAGGTTAACTCTTAAAAAAGCAGCCTTAAATATTCAGAATTTAATTCAAACACCCTCTGGATAA
- a CDS encoding GTP-binding protein → MEGENKSIIKIVVFGALDAGKTTFVETISGKKLLMKGEFERITNSFDFVQLDYDNYFIQLFATPGHRRFSFMWNTLAIGMDGAIFLIDSTVGISPVDKELMAFIKKHNVPYVVAINKDDLVHLSQENVREELEISDEVSVINTSSVTKQNLDLVMETLMMDITNTNNK, encoded by the coding sequence ATGGAAGGAGAGAATAAGAGTATAATTAAGATAGTTGTTTTCGGAGCGTTGGACGCTGGTAAAACGACTTTTGTTGAAACTATAAGCGGTAAGAAGCTGCTTATGAAAGGGGAATTTGAAAGAATTACAAATAGCTTTGATTTTGTTCAGTTAGATTATGATAATTATTTTATTCAGTTGTTTGCCACGCCGGGACATCGGAGATTCTCGTTTATGTGGAATACTCTGGCTATAGGTATGGATGGAGCTATATTTTTGATAGATTCAACTGTTGGTATTTCGCCTGTTGATAAAGAGCTCATGGCATTTATAAAAAAGCATAATGTGCCTTATGTTGTGGCTATAAATAAGGATGATCTTGTTCATTTATCTCAAGAGAATGTAAGGGAAGAATTGGAAATTTCTGATGAAGTTTCAGTGATAAATACTTCTTCTGTTACAAAACAAAATCTGGATCTTGTAATGGAAACGCTCATGATGGATATTACAAATACAAACAATAAATAG
- a CDS encoding roadblock/LC7 domain-containing protein gives MGIREDVGGILNELLERAPGDVTGAALLRPDGLMIASVLSQDTDEKRLAAMGAAIVGTSQRTCDELSRGDLSEIIIEGSTGKATFSFAGSKGILAVLSPKEVNLGLVLMEIERTSEQIAKAME, from the coding sequence ATGGGTATTCGTGAAGATGTTGGTGGTATTTTGAATGAGCTTTTGGAGAGGGCTCCTGGTGATGTTACTGGTGCTGCTCTTTTAAGGCCGGATGGTTTAATGATAGCTTCTGTTTTATCTCAAGATACTGATGAGAAGCGTTTAGCTGCAATGGGTGCGGCTATTGTAGGTACTTCTCAAAGAACTTGTGATGAGTTAAGCAGGGGAGATTTAAGTGAAATTATAATTGAAGGAAGTACTGGTAAAGCTACATTTTCTTTTGCAGGTAGTAAAGGTATTTTAGCAGTTCTTTCACCTAAGGAAGTAAATTTAGGGTTAGTATTGATGGAAATTGAAAGGACATCAGAACAAATAGCAAAAGCAATGGAATAA
- a CDS encoding TrmB family transcriptional regulator: MKEQEILSILQKMGMTYYGAKAYHTLIKTGTSNPTAIAEKSEVPRTKIYEVLNKLEKDNWIIIEKTRPATVKPRYPREVIEEHKSYLNSQLDEISSELTMIYDNILENETPLIRVVHSPDKIIQITEHLIENAKNKIILMGSLYLPYGVNIFKKELSKAKQRGVSVRIIAEHVNTEFVDFLEHLDKYADIKKGHPYYMKNMVVDNKECVFMMAQIEKGVPNVDSTTIIWISSPFLAAYVSSVFEMEWKKLDYYNKDNDYQDNPHYSDDE, from the coding sequence ATGAAAGAGCAAGAGATATTATCGATCCTACAAAAGATGGGAATGACCTATTATGGAGCTAAAGCGTACCATACACTTATAAAAACCGGAACTTCGAACCCTACGGCAATCGCTGAAAAATCAGAAGTTCCTAGAACCAAAATTTATGAAGTACTAAATAAATTAGAAAAAGATAACTGGATAATAATTGAAAAAACTAGACCTGCAACTGTAAAGCCTCGTTATCCTCGCGAAGTTATAGAAGAACACAAATCATACTTGAATTCACAATTAGATGAAATTTCTAGCGAATTAACTATGATCTATGACAATATACTTGAAAATGAAACTCCCCTAATTAGAGTTGTGCATTCACCAGATAAGATTATTCAAATAACAGAACATTTAATTGAAAATGCTAAGAACAAAATAATATTAATGGGCAGTCTATATTTGCCCTATGGAGTTAATATATTTAAAAAAGAACTTTCAAAAGCTAAACAAAGGGGCGTAAGTGTTAGAATCATTGCAGAACATGTTAATACAGAATTTGTTGACTTTTTAGAACATTTGGATAAATACGCAGATATTAAAAAAGGACATCCTTATTACATGAAAAATATGGTGGTAGATAATAAAGAATGTGTTTTTATGATGGCTCAAATTGAAAAGGGAGTCCCAAATGTAGATAGTACAACCATAATATGGATATCCAGCCCATTTTTAGCAGCTTACGTATCCAGTGTCTTTGAAATGGAATGGAAAAAATTAGATTACTACAATAAAGATAATGATTACCAAGATAATCCCCATTACTCTGATGATGAATAA
- a CDS encoding alpha/beta hydrolase: protein MEIEREIINGNGLKVPCVTFKPPNPIGAVVAVHGYGGLKEEMMGVAWHMAEKGFVVGAIDLRGHGEHLLDLDRDILLDIETAISHFRPFGKVTAVGHSLGGRLSLISSADYAIGISPALNRTFSPQTKELLEERRDYRVRRSKCTVFNILNDLPQFQPDESRSLIIYGSRDVLEIMSECAKLKSGDTQVIQIDKTLHNDIFLFGQTFETITQKLHEWYV from the coding sequence ATGGAAATTGAAAGAGAAATAATCAACGGCAACGGTTTAAAAGTTCCATGTGTAACTTTTAAACCTCCAAACCCAATAGGAGCGGTTGTAGCTGTCCATGGTTACGGGGGTTTAAAAGAAGAGATGATGGGCGTTGCATGGCATATGGCAGAAAAAGGATTTGTAGTAGGGGCTATAGATCTTAGGGGTCATGGTGAACACCTGCTTGATCTGGATAGAGATATTCTTTTGGATATTGAAACGGCTATTTCACATTTTAGACCTTTTGGGAAAGTAACTGCAGTAGGTCATTCATTAGGTGGGCGTCTTTCACTTATTAGCAGTGCAGATTATGCCATTGGAATATCTCCTGCATTGAACAGAACATTCAGTCCTCAAACTAAGGAATTACTTGAGGAACGAAGGGATTATAGGGTACGCAGGTCTAAATGTACTGTATTCAATATTTTAAATGATCTTCCACAGTTTCAGCCTGATGAAAGTAGATCATTGATTATTTATGGATCGCGTGATGTACTTGAAATTATGTCTGAATGTGCTAAATTAAAATCAGGTGACACTCAAGTTATTCAAATAGATAAAACGTTACATAATGACATATTTTTGTTTGGGCAAACTTTTGAAACTATAACTCAAAAGTTGCATGAATGGTATGTATAA
- a CDS encoding flavodoxin family protein, with protein sequence MKVLGFVGSPREGGNTEILVEEMLKGAGDVGAETKSFNLDKMAIAPCKACMHCKSNDGECATDDDMQEIYKELKEADAFVLGSPIYMWQMTAQAKLFTDRLYALFMTGFEEKYGKKDMALVFTQGNPDENTFAGYYNSTKDMFGFLGYNVVDMLSSQDNNTPGAVNDKKDVLEKARAIGKKLVKAD encoded by the coding sequence ATGAAGGTACTTGGATTTGTAGGGAGCCCAAGAGAGGGCGGTAATACGGAAATTCTTGTTGAAGAAATGCTTAAAGGAGCAGGTGATGTGGGTGCAGAAACAAAAAGTTTCAACCTTGATAAAATGGCTATAGCTCCGTGTAAGGCATGTATGCATTGTAAAAGCAATGATGGCGAATGTGCTACAGATGATGATATGCAGGAGATTTATAAAGAACTAAAAGAAGCAGATGCTTTCGTACTTGGATCTCCAATTTACATGTGGCAGATGACTGCCCAGGCAAAACTCTTCACAGACCGACTTTATGCTTTATTCATGACTGGTTTTGAAGAAAAATACGGCAAAAAAGATATGGCACTGGTATTTACTCAGGGTAATCCTGATGAAAACACATTTGCAGGATATTACAACTCTACAAAAGACATGTTTGGGTTCCTTGGATATAATGTCGTTGATATGTTGAGTTCACAGGATAATAATACTCCTGGGGCAGTTAATGACAAGAAAGATGTCCTTGAAAAAGCCAGAGCAATAGGTAAGAAGCTGGTTAAAGCGGATTAA
- a CDS encoding winged helix-turn-helix transcriptional regulator — translation MANEITCDSFCPVSKALVFISKKWSIEIIRDMFFGKKRFKEFKENKPNLSNKVLSDCLKNLENNGIIQKKIINSAPISTEYYLTERGKALNKVIYELAVFALEDCDDDEYKEESTRIRIKQDFRETLQIDDQ, via the coding sequence ATGGCTAATGAAATAACCTGCGACAGCTTTTGTCCTGTAAGTAAAGCTTTGGTATTTATCAGCAAAAAATGGAGTATTGAAATAATCAGAGACATGTTCTTTGGTAAGAAACGTTTTAAAGAATTCAAAGAAAACAAACCTAATTTAAGCAACAAAGTTTTATCTGACTGTCTTAAAAATCTGGAAAATAACGGGATTATCCAAAAGAAAATAATTAATTCAGCGCCCATTTCTACAGAGTACTATCTAACTGAACGAGGAAAAGCATTAAATAAAGTTATATACGAACTAGCTGTTTTTGCTTTGGAAGACTGTGATGATGACGAGTATAAAGAAGAGTCTACCCGTATAAGAATAAAACAGGATTTTAGGGAAACTTTACAAATAGATGATCAATGA
- a CDS encoding MBL fold metallo-hydrolase, translating into MKTWDTKNCTIYQLLEGRSNSFLINSQNNYILIDTGRANSWEKLSNKIDEILGKNKLSCLILTHTHFDHVENAAKINEKYKSIIIVHQSESEYIMLGNSPLPKGSNLATGFMTEVLGKKLESRYQYEKVNPDINVDEKYDLIDFGFNSYIIHTPGHSKGSISIIIDHEVAVVGDAMFRVFGNSIYPPFADDPDTMVKSWNKLINTNCDLFLPGHGKEISRKLLESQYEKYK; encoded by the coding sequence ATGAAAACGTGGGATACTAAAAATTGCACAATTTATCAACTTTTAGAAGGAAGAAGTAACTCTTTTTTAATCAATTCACAAAATAATTACATTCTAATTGATACTGGCCGTGCAAATTCATGGGAAAAATTAAGCAACAAAATTGACGAAATTTTAGGTAAAAATAAATTATCCTGTTTAATATTAACCCACACTCATTTTGACCACGTGGAAAATGCGGCTAAGATAAATGAGAAGTATAAATCCATAATCATTGTTCATCAAAGCGAATCAGAATATATAATGCTCGGTAACAGCCCTTTACCAAAAGGAAGTAATTTAGCTACGGGATTTATGACAGAAGTACTTGGAAAAAAGTTGGAATCCCGATATCAATATGAAAAAGTTAATCCAGATATTAATGTAGATGAAAAATATGATTTAATTGATTTTGGGTTCAATTCATATATTATACATACTCCCGGTCATTCAAAAGGATCCATAAGCATTATTATCGATCATGAAGTTGCCGTTGTAGGTGATGCCATGTTTAGAGTTTTTGGAAATTCCATATACCCCCCTTTTGCTGATGATCCCGATACTATGGTTAAAAGCTGGAATAAATTAATCAATACTAATTGTGATTTGTTTTTACCTGGTCATGGGAAAGAAATCAGCCGAAAATTATTGGAAAGTCAATATGAAAAGTATAAATGA
- a CDS encoding AI-2E family transporter, with amino-acid sequence MISNLKKMSFSTVIPLIIILTLLSLGILIPIISMVIFGAILAYYVRYISKKIKPYVKYNTLSVFLGMIILAVPVILLLYFTFTQFLSIAGSFFGSLQQAATGNSTMNLPQITDAVQNIGLPGNISQGIDETIKSAITQFISYIAKLAVDLVSSLPGIAAQLLILIFSVFYFARDGDKIISYISDIIPDKDKDFYQQIFNSADDVLKSIIVGNVIPAAILGVLSGILYFFLGYPYAILLAIISGIAMFIPIIGPWIVYGILGVFSILVGNTFQGIMVIFFGWIIETSTDFYIRPRISVQYSEVHPLVFLLGFIYGAVTMGIPGLFIGPLILGITYAAFKIYREEKVKSNSSQNKN; translated from the coding sequence ATGATTTCTAATCTTAAAAAAATGTCATTTTCAACTGTAATTCCCCTTATAATAATATTAACACTTCTTTCTCTTGGAATTTTAATTCCAATAATTTCCATGGTGATTTTTGGAGCTATTTTAGCCTATTATGTCCGTTATATATCCAAAAAAATCAAACCCTACGTTAAATACAATACTTTATCCGTATTTTTGGGAATGATTATACTTGCCGTCCCAGTCATTTTACTGTTGTATTTCACTTTTACTCAATTTTTAAGTATTGCCGGATCCTTTTTCGGATCACTTCAACAAGCCGCTACAGGCAATTCTACAATGAACCTGCCTCAAATAACTGATGCGGTACAGAATATCGGCCTTCCAGGCAACATTTCACAGGGCATTGATGAAACTATAAAATCAGCAATTACTCAATTTATATCTTACATTGCTAAATTAGCAGTTGATTTAGTGAGTTCCCTTCCAGGTATTGCTGCACAGCTCCTTATACTAATCTTTTCAGTATTTTACTTTGCCCGTGATGGAGACAAGATAATATCATATATATCCGACATTATCCCTGATAAAGACAAAGATTTCTACCAGCAGATATTTAACAGCGCTGATGATGTTCTCAAAAGCATTATAGTGGGTAATGTTATCCCTGCTGCTATCCTTGGCGTGCTGTCTGGAATCCTGTATTTCTTCCTCGGATATCCTTATGCAATATTACTGGCCATTATAAGCGGAATAGCTATGTTTATACCCATTATTGGCCCCTGGATAGTTTATGGGATCCTTGGAGTCTTCAGCATCCTTGTAGGGAACACTTTTCAGGGAATTATGGTTATTTTCTTCGGATGGATAATCGAAACTTCAACCGACTTTTATATCCGGCCCAGAATCTCAGTCCAATATTCAGAAGTTCATCCACTGGTCTTTTTGCTTGGATTTATTTATGGAGCAGTGACAATGGGCATTCCAGGATTATTTATAGGGCCATTAATACTTGGAATTACTTACGCCGCTTTTAAAATTTATAGAGAAGAAAAAGTGAAGTCAAATAGCTCTCAAAATAAAAATTAA
- a CDS encoding nitroreductase family protein has translation MKKNKFYSYIFKRKSIRNYDLTPLDDAKLKEISEYLNSLKPIYDDIKTELKIISPDYVKRRMMKEAPHYIAVFSEVKEGYLTNIGYMLQQADLFFSVNGLGCCWQGIPAPTKELVGSSSLDFVIFIAFGKPKDPRSLHRSSVSEFKRKSLGEITDIAGADELLEVARIAPSATNSQPWFFTGDKNLIHAYSVEPGFIKRFTKKYIPIDMGIAICHLQIAAEHFGKKAEIVFDKTAGANVHNGRKYIASLKIK, from the coding sequence ATGAAAAAAAATAAATTTTACTCCTACATATTCAAGAGGAAATCAATTAGAAATTATGATTTAACCCCTCTTGACGATGCTAAACTTAAAGAAATTTCAGAGTATCTCAATTCATTAAAACCTATCTACGATGATATTAAAACTGAATTGAAGATCATATCTCCGGATTATGTTAAAAGAAGGATGATGAAAGAAGCACCTCATTATATAGCAGTATTTTCAGAGGTTAAAGAAGGTTATTTAACCAATATAGGTTATATGCTGCAACAGGCAGATTTATTTTTTTCAGTTAATGGCCTAGGCTGCTGCTGGCAGGGAATTCCAGCCCCTACTAAAGAATTAGTGGGGAGTTCCAGCCTCGACTTTGTAATTTTCATAGCCTTTGGAAAACCTAAAGATCCTAGATCATTGCACAGAAGCAGTGTTTCAGAATTTAAAAGAAAATCTCTTGGTGAAATAACTGATATAGCTGGCGCAGACGAACTACTGGAAGTGGCGCGCATTGCCCCATCTGCAACTAACAGTCAGCCATGGTTTTTCACCGGTGATAAAAACTTAATTCATGCTTACAGTGTTGAACCTGGTTTCATTAAACGGTTCACAAAAAAATACATTCCTATAGATATGGGCATTGCTATCTGCCACTTGCAGATCGCAGCAGAGCATTTTGGTAAGAAAGCTGAAATTGTATTTGATAAAACAGCAGGGGCGAATGTTCATAATGGACGCAAGTATATTGCCAGTTTGAAAATAAAATAA
- a CDS encoding PAS domain S-box protein — MTSNNYSFTDLVDIDKIKELLTSFYELTGVISALEDLDGNVFESSDGFVAIGWQDICLNFHRKHPETLKKCIESGTRICDKLKAGEKQSSHICLNGLVDIAVPIYIEGEHLANLFTGQFFFKPPNMEFFRQQAHKYGFDEDEYLDALSKVDVFSEEFIEKAMSFLTNLASVIGEMGLEKKKLLDSKLILQESEERFRSLINNSSDLIRILDKEGRIIFDSPSSKRILGYFEGYFIGKNPLNFVHPDDLERVKMNLCEVYEKRNPEIPTEFRIRRADGEYIPVESVFQNLIDVPGIDGVVVTTHPVIERKRTENMLQFQANILTNVRDCVIVYDVQGRIIYWNKGAETIYGYLEEEIIGKNIEILYLNRNKRYFKPDLEGILEFGEYNGEWEGKRKDGSKVYVDVRETIMHDVNSKIIGVIGVSKDISERKKAEKRIKRSEAYYRTIFENTGTATIIIEEDTTISLVNAEFEKLYGYSKEEIESKKSWREFIAPDYKEKIEEYHNLRRIDPTLAPRNYELKFVDRQGRIKDVFTTVAIIPETKKSLISLLDITDNKIAENKIKESLMEKEVLLREIHHRVKNNLQIISSLLNLQTRCVEGEETINVLKESQNRVKTMAMVHEKLYQSEDLKDVNFKEYIENLVSDLFYSYGVKKGTIDLKIDADDIKMDIDTAIPCGLIINELVTNSLKYAFPGPNKEDIVKVGLKKLQQDKLRLFVSDNGVGLPENLDMENVETLGLKMVKILVNQLKGTLEVDRTNGTRFKIIFKELKYENRI, encoded by the coding sequence ATGACGTCTAACAATTATTCCTTCACAGATCTTGTTGATATAGATAAGATTAAGGAGCTATTAACTAGTTTTTATGAATTAACCGGAGTTATATCTGCTTTAGAAGATTTGGATGGAAATGTTTTTGAGTCTAGCGACGGTTTTGTTGCTATAGGCTGGCAGGATATCTGTTTAAATTTCCACCGTAAACATCCTGAAACACTTAAAAAGTGTATAGAAAGCGGTACTAGAATTTGTGACAAATTAAAGGCCGGTGAAAAACAATCCAGCCATATATGTCTCAATGGCCTTGTGGACATAGCTGTACCAATTTATATTGAAGGTGAGCATTTAGCTAACCTTTTTACAGGCCAATTTTTCTTTAAACCTCCAAATATGGAATTTTTCAGGCAACAGGCGCATAAATATGGGTTTGATGAAGATGAATATTTGGATGCACTATCTAAAGTGGACGTGTTCTCTGAAGAGTTTATTGAAAAAGCCATGAGTTTTCTTACAAACCTGGCAAGTGTTATTGGTGAAATGGGCCTGGAGAAGAAAAAATTACTGGACAGCAAACTGATTTTACAGGAAAGTGAAGAAAGATTTCGATCTTTAATCAATAATTCTAGTGATTTAATCCGCATACTTGATAAGGAGGGGCGTATTATATTCGATTCTCCATCATCAAAACGTATTCTTGGTTATTTTGAGGGATATTTTATAGGAAAAAACCCTCTGAACTTTGTTCATCCTGACGATCTAGAAAGAGTAAAAATGAACTTATGCGAAGTTTATGAAAAACGAAATCCCGAAATTCCAACAGAATTTAGGATTAGAAGAGCAGATGGGGAATATATTCCTGTAGAATCTGTATTTCAAAATTTAATAGATGTTCCAGGAATAGATGGTGTTGTTGTTACTACGCACCCGGTCATAGAACGTAAAAGGACAGAAAATATGCTGCAGTTTCAGGCAAATATTTTAACTAATGTCAGGGATTGCGTAATTGTCTATGATGTTCAGGGAAGAATTATTTACTGGAATAAGGGAGCAGAAACAATTTACGGCTACCTGGAAGAAGAAATAATTGGTAAAAATATTGAAATACTGTATTTAAATAGGAACAAACGTTACTTTAAACCAGATTTAGAAGGAATATTGGAATTTGGTGAATATAATGGGGAATGGGAAGGTAAAAGAAAAGATGGTTCTAAAGTGTATGTGGATGTAAGGGAAACGATAATGCATGATGTAAATAGCAAAATAATTGGGGTTATAGGGGTTTCCAAAGATATTAGTGAGCGTAAAAAAGCAGAAAAGCGTATTAAAAGATCAGAGGCGTATTACAGGACTATATTTGAAAATACGGGAACTGCAACGATTATAATTGAAGAAGATACCACAATATCCCTTGTAAATGCAGAATTTGAAAAACTTTATGGATATTCAAAAGAGGAAATAGAGAGTAAAAAAAGCTGGAGGGAATTTATAGCCCCTGATTACAAAGAGAAAATAGAGGAGTATCACAATCTCAGACGAATTGACCCAACTTTAGCTCCAAGAAACTATGAATTAAAATTTGTTGATAGGCAGGGCAGGATTAAAGATGTATTTACTACTGTTGCTATAATTCCTGAAACTAAAAAAAGTTTGATATCTCTTTTAGATATTACTGATAATAAAATAGCTGAAAATAAAATTAAAGAGTCTTTAATGGAAAAAGAGGTACTTTTAAGAGAAATCCACCATAGGGTGAAAAATAACCTCCAGATCATATCCAGTTTGCTCAACCTGCAAACCCGCTGTGTAGAGGGAGAAGAAACCATCAATGTCCTGAAAGAAAGCCAGAATCGAGTTAAAACTATGGCGATGGTCCATGAAAAGCTGTATCAATCTGAAGATCTTAAGGATGTCAACTTTAAAGAATACATAGAAAATCTGGTTTCCGATCTGTTTTACTCTTATGGAGTTAAGAAAGGAACTATTGATCTAAAAATAGATGCTGATGATATAAAAATGGACATTGATACGGCTATACCGTGCGGTTTAATTATTAATGAACTTGTAACCAACAGTCTTAAATATGCATTTCCCGGCCCTAACAAAGAAGATATAGTAAAAGTTGGACTTAAAAAACTGCAACAGGATAAATTGAGACTTTTTGTATCTGATAATGGGGTGGGATTACCTGAAAATCTTGATATGGAAAATGTTGAAACTCTTGGCTTAAAAATGGTAAAAATCCTTGTAAATCAATTAAAAGGAACTTTGGAAGTGGATAGGACTAATGGTACGAGGTTTAAGATTATTTTTAAAGAATTAAAATATGAAAACCGAATTTAA